The following proteins come from a genomic window of Halanaerobiaceae bacterium ANBcell28:
- a CDS encoding protein arginine kinase: MSIKDNINNYLINWMAKDGPESDIVLSSRVRLARNLENESYPNFANDDTRRSVSKKVHSAITRQNHLKLHYINMSDLPEIERELLVEKHLISPLHAKGNYEKGLFLNDKESVSIMLNEEDHIRIQVLAAGMQLNDVWEIANEIDDTLESQLDFAFSEKWGYLSTCPTNVGTGLRASIMIHLPALNLRKNINKMLRAVSQLGLAVRGLYGEGSESLANIYQISNQVTLGHSETDIIDNLGSVSKQIIEQEKQARKILLEENEVNLKDTVRRSLGTLKYAYRISSEEAMKLLSNVKLGIDLGIIEGVDNKILRELMILIRPAHIQKLNGKELESIDRDIKRSELIQARLEMK; the protein is encoded by the coding sequence ATGTCAATTAAGGATAATATAAATAACTATTTAATAAACTGGATGGCAAAGGATGGACCAGAAAGTGATATAGTTTTAAGTAGTCGAGTTCGTTTAGCACGTAATTTAGAAAACGAGAGTTATCCTAATTTTGCCAATGATGATACTAGGCGATCTGTAAGTAAAAAAGTTCATTCTGCAATTACAAGACAAAATCATCTTAAATTACATTATATAAATATGTCTGATTTACCTGAGATTGAGAGAGAATTATTAGTAGAAAAACATCTTATTAGTCCCCTTCATGCGAAAGGAAACTATGAAAAAGGTTTGTTTCTTAATGATAAGGAATCAGTTAGTATAATGCTTAATGAGGAAGACCATATAAGAATACAAGTTTTAGCTGCAGGTATGCAGTTAAACGATGTGTGGGAAATAGCCAATGAAATTGATGATACATTAGAGTCTCAATTAGATTTTGCTTTTTCAGAGAAGTGGGGTTATTTATCAACTTGTCCTACTAATGTTGGTACCGGTTTACGCGCATCTATAATGATCCATTTACCAGCTCTTAATCTTAGAAAAAATATTAATAAAATGTTAAGAGCAGTATCCCAATTAGGCCTGGCGGTCCGTGGTCTTTATGGAGAAGGTAGTGAATCTCTAGCTAACATATATCAAATTTCAAATCAAGTGACTTTAGGTCATAGTGAGACGGATATTATCGATAATTTAGGAAGTGTTAGCAAACAGATAATAGAACAGGAAAAGCAGGCACGAAAAATACTATTAGAAGAGAATGAAGTGAATTTAAAAGATACAGTTAGACGTTCCTTAGGAACTTTAAAATATGCTTACAGGATATCAAGTGAAGAAGCGATGAAACTATTATCTAATGTAAAATTAGGTATAGATCTGGGTATAATAGAAGGTGTTGATAATAAAATCTTAAGAGAATTAATGATTCTAATTAGACCAGCACATATTCAAAAATTAAATGGGAAGGAATTGGAAAGCATAGATAGAGATATAAAAAGGTCTGAATTGATTCAAGCACGTTTAGAGATGAAGTAG
- a CDS encoding UvrB/UvrC motif-containing protein, producing the protein MKCQRCNEKDASIHLTKIINGKKNEVYLCEKCAKETGQLNFANNNPFTFQNLLKGILNPQMESYEQHKEDQNCDNCGLTYKDFSKNGFLGCASCYNSFYEKLDPLLKRIHGSNRHNGKVPKRRGGDLKIKKEIQVMREKMSEAVKKENFERAAEIRDKIKILKNKIGGDEVNVN; encoded by the coding sequence GTGAAATGTCAACGTTGTAATGAAAAAGATGCTTCAATTCATCTAACTAAAATAATTAATGGCAAGAAAAACGAAGTATATCTTTGCGAAAAGTGTGCAAAAGAAACAGGTCAATTAAATTTTGCAAATAATAATCCTTTTACTTTTCAAAACTTATTAAAGGGTATTCTTAACCCTCAAATGGAATCATATGAACAACATAAGGAAGACCAAAACTGTGATAACTGTGGTTTAACTTATAAGGATTTTTCTAAAAATGGATTCTTAGGTTGTGCATCTTGCTACAATTCCTTTTATGAAAAACTCGATCCCTTATTAAAAAGAATACATGGTAGTAATAGACATAATGGTAAAGTGCCGAAAAGAAGGGGCGGAGACCTAAAAATAAAAAAAGAAATTCAAGTAATGAGAGAAAAGATGTCAGAAGCTGTAAAAAAAGAAAATTTTGAAAGGGCTGCTGAAATAAGAGACAAAATTAAGATTCTTAAAAATAAAATTGGAGGTGATGAAGTAAATGTCAATTAA
- a CDS encoding CtsR family transcriptional regulator, protein MSSLSDQIEQYLRELIKKYQGEVEIKRNQLADDFNCAPSQINYVLETRFPLEKGYVVESQRGGGGYIRIIRIKIESSQEHIKNIIARLTRPISQREAEAIIARLHENNLIKKRERVLMETVVNKKIIGINLPHRDYLRGRLLTAMLEVILKSSERGEED, encoded by the coding sequence ATGTCAAGTTTATCTGACCAAATTGAGCAATATCTTAGGGAGTTAATAAAAAAATATCAAGGTGAAGTAGAAATAAAAAGAAATCAATTAGCTGATGATTTTAATTGTGCCCCTTCTCAAATAAATTATGTTTTAGAAACCAGATTTCCTTTAGAAAAAGGTTATGTAGTTGAAAGCCAGCGTGGTGGTGGGGGTTATATTAGAATAATAAGAATTAAAATTGAATCTTCGCAAGAACACATAAAAAACATTATAGCTAGGCTAACAAGACCTATATCCCAACGTGAGGCAGAAGCTATAATAGCCCGATTGCATGAAAATAATTTAATAAAGAAAAGAGAAAGGGTATTAATGGAAACAGTTGTGAATAAAAAAATAATAGGTATAAACTTGCCTCATCGAGATTATTTGCGAGGTAGATTGTTAACTGCAATGTTAGAAGTAATTCTTAAGAGTTCAGAAAGAGGGGAGGAAGATTAA
- a CDS encoding putative glycoside hydrolase translates to MKKNIYFIIVLMLFSFSVDSVEASLELSYDLGNAFQMREFNLEKDTLFIPEFHVRGIYVTGWVAGTSRMDNLIHLVDNSILNTMVIDIKDEHGDLSYISNIPLANEIGADRRKVKDITALLSILNDKGIYTIARLVLFRDTLLATNRPDLALNMYNTETNEIIRSTSWVNPFRRAVWDYNIQVAKDAINMGFDEIQFDYIRYPAQGDRVLQSLLPHGRSKSSVINDFSNYALNELSDYDVPISIDVFGMTTTVNNDLGIGQNFNDLAEKFRIISPMIYPSHYGPGVYGIENPDLEPYNLINRSLRDALRKIESIEDNDDIIIRPWLQDFSLNNRYTYKEVLEQIRAAENLGIKEWLLWNPSSNYQEAALKPPY, encoded by the coding sequence ATGAAAAAAAACATTTATTTTATTATTGTACTTATGTTATTTTCTTTTTCTGTTGATTCAGTAGAAGCAAGTTTAGAACTTAGTTATGACTTGGGCAATGCTTTTCAAATGAGAGAGTTTAATTTAGAGAAAGATACTTTATTTATACCAGAATTTCATGTAAGAGGAATTTACGTTACAGGTTGGGTAGCAGGTACTAGTAGGATGGATAATCTTATTCATTTAGTTGATAACTCTATACTGAATACTATGGTTATTGATATTAAAGATGAACATGGGGATTTAAGTTATATATCAAATATACCTTTAGCAAACGAGATAGGAGCGGATCGAAGAAAGGTTAAAGATATTACAGCACTGCTTAGTATCTTAAATGATAAAGGTATATATACGATTGCTAGGTTAGTACTTTTCAGGGATACTTTATTAGCTACTAATAGACCAGATTTAGCTTTGAATATGTATAATACAGAGACAAATGAAATTATAAGAAGCACCAGTTGGGTAAATCCTTTTAGAAGAGCAGTTTGGGATTATAATATTCAGGTAGCTAAAGATGCTATTAATATGGGATTTGATGAAATTCAATTTGATTATATTAGATATCCTGCTCAAGGGGACCGTGTTTTACAATCTTTATTACCGCATGGACGAAGTAAAAGCAGTGTTATAAATGATTTCAGCAATTACGCCTTAAATGAATTATCTGACTATGATGTACCAATATCAATTGATGTTTTTGGTATGACTACTACAGTTAATAATGATTTAGGAATAGGTCAAAATTTTAATGATCTTGCTGAGAAATTTAGAATTATATCACCAATGATATATCCGTCACATTATGGTCCTGGGGTTTATGGAATTGAAAATCCGGATTTAGAACCATATAATTTAATAAATAGAAGTCTTAGAGATGCTTTGAGGAAAATCGAAAGCATAGAAGATAATGATGATATTATAATTAGACCTTGGTTACAAGATTTTTCTTTGAATAATAGATATACTTATAAAGAAGTACTAGAACAAATTAGAGCTGCTGAAAATTTAGGTATAAAAGAATGGTTATTATGGAATCCAAGTTCAAATTATCAAGAAGCAGCACTTAAACCACCTTATTAA